Part of the Perognathus longimembris pacificus isolate PPM17 chromosome 1, ASM2315922v1, whole genome shotgun sequence genome, AGTTCCCACCCAGGAGGAAGAGGGCCGGCCCAGGGTAGGCCTGCTGTTGTGGAGGGAAGGTCATGATCTGGTCCAGGTGCTGGGCCAGGGCGTCCAGGTTCACCCTCCAGGAGAAGTGCCCGTCCACCTCCACCAGGTTAGTGAGCAGGAACTGCCGGACGGCCATGTCCTGTGGAGGCCCAGCAGTTAGGGGCCCTGGCCTCTGAGCCCCGGGAGAAGGGGGCTGCCTGTCTTCCCGGCACTGGTCCTGGGCTATAGAGGCATGGGAGGGCTGGGGTTGTCACCTGCACCACAGGCCTGAGCTGCTCATCCGCCAGTTTGCGGGCCTGGGAGCGGGGCAGCTTCTGTGGGATGACGATGGCCTTCATGGCTGTCATGTAGGCTGCAAAGTGGGAGACGGATGTGGTGGCCACAGGGCTGATGTCCACAGCCATCAGACGTTCTACCAGGTCTGGCTGTGGGAAGAAGTGGGCTGGGGCGGCTTGGGGCAGACACAGTGTGTTCCTAGGGAGACGCTGGCTCTACACACGAGTGGTGCCCCAAGCCCTTAGGTCTCCAGAACCTGAACTTGGCCATGCAAGTCTCCCCTGAGTCCCAGTGTGCGTGCTGGGCACTTGGCATGTACACTGTCTGGGAGGAGGTCCCACAGGGGGCAGGCTCACCCTCTGCAGGGCCATCAGCATGGCTGTCTTTCCTCCCATGCTGTGGCCAACAAGGACGCTGGGGACCAGGCCCAGCTGGGGCAGCAGGTCCTGCAGGTCCTGGCTCATGGCCTCATAGCTGGCATCGGGGCTGTGGGGGCTGTCACCATGGTTCCTTGCATCCACAGTCAGCACCTAGGAAGAGAAAATGTGTAGTACTAGTCTTAAGTGTTAGACGGATGTAAAGTACCTAGAAGAACTCCTGACTGCCATGAAGGCTAGGGACAGGTGCCGAGGACTGCAAGGGGGCCACAGCTAGGAGACCCACGAAGTGGGTTGCTTTTCCACAAAAGACTGACTATATCCCTGAAGGTATGGGTTGGCTAAATGGCAGCCAGTAAAGCTAGAATTTTCAACAGGTGGATTAGGTGAATGGGCTGCTGCAAGCAGTGGTGAGCTCTCTGTCATCCCTTGTGAGCAAGCCTCAGCCCGAACCTTTATCATGAGGTGGAGGCTTGCTCAATTGTGGAGAAGCAGGTGAACGAATGGACTAAatagagctgagtgctggtggctcacgcctataattctcgctactaaggaggctgagatctgaggatcgaggtacATATCCTACATGAGATAgcaaagtctgtgcaactcttatctccaattccccagcaaaaagttggaagtagtagAGCGGCAGCCTAGAGCAGAAAaggataagggacagtgcccgggcgccgagttcaaggcccagtaccggCCCGGCACAGGCGCACACAAGGGCGGCGTGAGGGAACGTGGACGACGGCCCAAGCAGGGCCAGGCTCCGCGTGGGCTCTCTCCATTCCTGGAAGAACTTCTTTGATTTCTGTTTCGGGGTCACTTTTTGGCTAAAACCGGCATGTGGCAGCAGCAGCCCAGAATGCAGGCTCCGCCCCGCCGCCGGAAGCTCACCCTGCGGCCCGTCTGCTGAGCCACGGCCTTGGCGACTGAGGAGAAGTTGGTCTTGCTGCCGAAGAGCCCGTGCAGGAAGACTACGGCCGGCAGGGTCGCCTCCCCATCCAGAAGCGTGTAGGACAGCGGCAGCGGCCTAGCGGGTggggcagaggggaagggggtgggcggcgggggaggggcggccccgTCGGGGTGGGGAGAcccggcgcgcggggcgggggaggagcaGCGGGAGACTGCGGTCCCCGCGCCCATGACTGACCTCGGCTCAGCGTTCCCGCGGCCGCCGCTACTGGGCGCCACCGGTGCCCCGGAGAAGCTGGGAGCCGGAGAGCCGAACGGCCCACGGGGGCCCCGCCACGTGCGAGACAGACGGAGCATGCCGCACCTCCGACTGCGCGCACCACGCAGCGGACGTCCTGCAAGCCCCGCCCATGGTGGGGCCTTGCCCTCCGTCAAGCGTGGCCCCGCCCATTCTCCGCCCACACGGGTCTCCGACTTACCTCCCCCGGCACGTTGCCTTACGTAATTGCTAAAACAAATCCAGCCCCGCCCCTATCCCCGCCCCCAATCAGTTACGTCACCGTGCATTTCCACGTGACTCCCTACCTTACCCAGCCTGCCTTCTAGCCACGCCCCGGGAGGGGCCACGCGAGACTCTTTCCCAGTCTCGCCCCTCCCGTCCCATGTTCTCGCGGGACTCCTGAGCCTTGGGTCGGAATCCGGTCCGCGCGGCGCAGGTGTCCTCCGATCtgggcggggcctcggcggcGCCGGCCACACCTGGTGGCTCGCTTCTCCCGCCAGGCTCGGCCGCCACTCCGCATCTccccgccccgccaggccccTCTGCTGGTGGGGAGGCACAGGCACGAGGGCAGATGCTTTGCGGGGGAGAGCCTGCGTCTCCGCGTGCGAGGGACGGTGGGACCGGGGCAGAGCCCGGCCAGGTGCGTCTGCACTGCTGCCTGCCTGGAGATGGTCCTGCCGTCGGGCTCCGAGGCTCGCACCTGCAACCCCAACTACTCATCAGGCTGCGACCTGAGGATCAGGCTTTGGAAGGTCCGTGAGAATCTttatccagtaaactaccaaaaagccggatGTGGAtctgtggctggagtggtggAGCTCCAGCCTGGAgcaacaagctcagggacagcgcccaggccccgacttcaatccccgacacacacacacacacacacacagcgcccaggccccgacttcaatccccgacacacacacacacacacacacacacacacacacacacacacacacacacacacacggcctgcaTCAGCCAGCATCTCACCGGAAGAAACAAGTTCCCTGACCTCCTTAACCCCCAGATCAGCGCCTGCTGTACGGAAATCGCCTCGCTTTGGGGGGCGACATCGAGTCAAGTTTCCACTACAGTCCATTCTTTCCACAAAGGGGGGTGGGTGGCATCGAGCCAGATTTCCACTAGTCTGTTCTCCTAAGGCCTCTCCCAGAGGGGTTCTTCCCATGGTCCCCGAGCAGGCATTCTGTTTTTAGATATTAATTGATGTTCTTCCTTCCCTGGTGTTTTGTGTGCCTTTCAGCTGTCTATCCATCCTCTAGATCTTCTTTTGTGCGAttatgccaattctggggcttgcactcagggcccggtgctgccccttagctttgtcTCTaaatgctggtactctaccacttgagccagggctccacttccagctttttgttagtttattggaattaagagtcttatggactaggcccaggctagcttccagtcctgatcctgagatctcagtctcttgagtatctaggatgactggcgtgagccacctgtgcccagcactTTGTTATTTGAGACAAAATCTCTCTAATAAGCCTCTGCCTCCCGGGTGCTGCTCTTCTAGGTGTGCACTACCACTCCCAGTGTGTCCTGAGCATCTCTTGAGGTTAGAGACAGAGGTAACTGCCACTTCATCCTTCCCAGATTTCCTAAGTGGAAATCTACCCTACATCCCCAAAACATTTGCAGGTCTATCCGGGGGTTCCATAGCAATAGCCTTGCCTCATCCCAGCCTCCTGGAGGACTGGAGCTAGGTTTTGGTTATGTGATGCAAAATGTCTTAGTGACtttactgaataatcaacaagcGAGTCAAaggttattgggctgggaatgtggctctgtGGTGGAGGCTGCCCAGCACGAGAGAGGCTGGGGGTTCAAACCTGGGAGTGCTTAAGCAAAGCTTTGGCGGGGGTCAGCTACAGCCCCACCCCAGCAGAGGACACGGCCCCTCTGCCACCTCCTTGGGGTCGGATCTAAAGCGGTCCTCTGCTTTTCCACTCCAAGGCCTCACACCTCTGAGCCTAAGGGGACCCAAATGGTGTTTTGTTCTAACCCGCGCTCACTGGGGACTCTAAACGCAGCTGGTGCGATCCTTCGGGGACGGTGGGGACACCTGAGCCCGGGTGGGGGCCTTGGGGccttggaggaagaggaggttttTCTAGGCCTAGGGAGGACGGGAAAGGGGTGGGTGACCTCGAGCCCGGGACCCAGCCTGGTCACAGAGCCGCGCGGGGCTGGGCCCAGCGAGCAGAAAAACCAGTTGGTTTGAGGTTTCCCTGAGAACGTTCCTGAGTAGGTGAGgccaagggggcggggccggggcttcCGGATGccctgggcggggccggcgggcggagCCGGGGCTTCCGGATGCGAGGGGCGGGGTCTCCGCGTCAGGTCTACCAGCCACGCCTCCGGGTTGGGCTCTTCTACGCTCCCGGCATTTCCAGCGCCCTTGAGGGCGGAGCCTAGCCGTTGTAGCCCCGCCCTGgtcacaggccccgccccggccactGGCTGCGTGGAGCCCATCCCCGCGCACTCCGGGAACAGTGCTCGGGATCCATCCAAGTCCTGGGTGGGACCAAGGGCCTCGCGGGCGTGGCTCTCAGCGGCGGGGACCCCGGTCCCAGCCGCGTCGAACGGGTTAAGGCGCCGTGGCGGCGGAGTCCGCGCTCGCACCGGGCCCGGTATCGGTCACGTGGTCCGAGTttcgcccgccccgccgcgcggGGACAATCGGCCGCTGTTCACCCGCGGTCGCCATAGCGACCCGAGGGCGCCGGGGAGGTCACCGGGCGGATTCCTGCCCGCCGgcgggcccgggccgcggccggtGCGGGCTCCGGGCGAGCCCAAGGGCTGGGGACCCCGGCCCGCACCGTCTCTCTGCGCTCAGCTCTGCTTGCCCCACTGTGCGATGCCTCCTTGGGTGGATCTCCCCCGCTCCGGGACGGCGGCGGCCCGGGACCCCTCCGCTTGGGGATGCACAGGGCCGCAgcaggggaggacaggagggaggcggGCCTAGGGGCAGCGGGAGAAATGGCTCCAGACAAAGCAGGTGCCAAGGCcccggagggggggggtggggagagacggggggcgggaggaggggtgCCGAGGAGGCCAGAGGGCCGCGGAGCCGGAGGAGACCAGCCCAGGCCCGAGTGCGTGAGGaagagtggggctggggtggTCCAAGCAGGGCGGTTTTAAGACATTGCTGTTTATCGTAAGAGAATTGAGTGCCAGCGAGAAAGTTTTCAAGCAATATATACCCTCAGGAATGCTAGGGATCTGAACCCAGCGCCTTGCACATTTGCCCCAGTCGTTATCCCAGCAGTGTTATTTACATGGTTTTGGCGTGTGGtgatcctggggctggaattcaggccttacccttttgctcaaggttggtgctccatcatttgagccacagctctacttctggctttttgctggtttaactggagatgaaagtctctggAATacatctgcctgagctggttttgaaccaagaatgtcagttctgagtagctaggattaccggcttCAGCCACTAGCaacctgatttatttttttttattttatttttatttttttattttttggccagtcgtgggccttggactcagggcccaagcactgtccctggcttcttcccgctaaggctagcactctgccacttgagccacagcgccgcttctggccgttttctgtatatgtggtgctggggaattgaacctagggcctcgtgtatccgaggcaggcactcttgccactaggctatatccccagcccctagcaacCTGATTTATTACTTACATTTCTAAGCTATTGACTATCCAAAGAACAGATCTGGGGGACGGGGCAGGCCTTCCAAAAAgctgaggagaagaagagaaacagGAGATTATGGCCAGTATTGCATTGAGATCGGATCTTTTGAATTTGTTCAGGTGATGCTCTAGCTACCTCTTGAGcaaagtctcgcagacttttctgcttaggcttgcctcaaaccgcaatcctccagatctcagcttctggggtagctgggattgtaggggTGAACCTTGGGCACCCAGTGTGGATGCTGATTTGGAACAGGTAAATGGAAGTGAGCCGAGGGTAGCAGGGCGATTTGGAGCATATCTGAGAGTCAGAgtcaaggggagaaggaaaggaagagcgaGCCCCGGTGGGGGGCCTGCCCATGAGGGCACTTGTTCCCTCACTAGAGTTGTGCTCAGGCAGGCGTGCAAGGCGCCATGTTGGCGCCCAAGTGAAGATTGATGGAAGCTGTCAGGTGCTAAGCCTTGTTTCTGGTGTTTCTATGATTGAATAATGACCTCCCCAGAGGCACATTATGATTTCTGATCCCCTCTAGAGATCAGAGAGGTCAGTTAATTGTCCGTGAAGGTACAGCACAAGATGACCAACAGAAAGTACCTGGAAGGAAGACAGGGGAAAAGACAGACACCTTGGGAATAGaggagagaaaggcaggaaaAGGAGGCAGATGGGAGAGGCTGGAGCAGTTGTGATGGACCCCAGAGGGCAGGCAGGTGGCAGTGGTGAGaaggcagaaacttttttttattcccactagtcctggtgcttgaactcagtgcctgggtgctgaatttcagcttttttttttttccttaaaagctaatgctcttccactttgagtagaacttcaattccagttttctggacctttattggccataaagggtctcatggactttcctgtccaggctgtctttgaaccaagatcctcagctcttagcctcctgagtagctaggattataggtctgagtcaCTGGTGCATGGCtagttttttttatattaaaggGAATAGGTtctggtgggaggaggagggaaggtgggagaaaaatgaaggaggaagtaacaagtttgataagaaacgtactcactgccttatgtatgacgctgtaacccctctgtgcatcactttcacaataaattaacaaaaattaaaaatcataagAAGAAGGAGTAAGTGCTACAGATCAGGGTGACCATTGGTGAGGACAACCAGAGAGACCCATCTGGGAGTCCTGGGAGTGGAGGCTGGGTGAGGGCTGAGGTCAAACCCAGTGATCTAtgggtggaagggaaaaggaagaaccaCAGTGTGACTCTCTAAGCTGAGCCCTGCCTGAGAAAGCTCTTGTTCTTGAAACTCTGTAAGGAGGCCTGAGGCCTTGTGCCTACTAGGAAAGAGGGGTTCCAGTGACTAGAAAAAGTAGAAGATgggttcccctcccccacacccatggctcaaacctgcaatcttagctgtacagggggctgagatctgaggactgaggttcaaagccagcaagggtaaaaaaaatctgtgagactcttgtctccaattcactaccaaaaagccagaagtggcactgtggcttaagtagtggagtgccagctttgagcaaagaagctccgaaacagcacccaggccctgagctcaagccctatgaccccccccccccgcaaaaaaaaagacaggggagACCCCAGAAGGGGTTTTCCAGCCAGCTGTGGGGAGACGGTATGGCTGTCAGGGGTCTATAGATGAAGCTGTGtatggggtgagggtgggggtaaGGGGTGGAGTTCACATAGCAAGTTCCAGGGTGAGGAAGGGGTCCTCCCTAGATtcagaaaaatggagagagattggagagacagaaaagagagaagcaaGATCCAAAGGTCAGGGTAAGGCTGTTCTGGGGACACCCAGGGGCTCCTTGTGAAGTCTGGCCCTCCCCAGGACATTCGGTGGGGACAGCAGGAAGCTTACTGACACAGCACCCGAACCGGGAAAGATGATGTCAGTttagaaacaaaaccaaagaaaaaagttccCAGGAGACAGAAATAGGACACCCTGACAGAGTGATCTATGGCTCACCTATGGTCCAGGGGAGACAGGAGAGTCCTGAGTTCCAGGATAGCCTGGGCTCCCTCCCTAGAGTCCCAAAAAGAAGTTAGTCAGCCtccctggctcaggcctgtgatactagctgctcagtaggctgagatctgaggacagtggttcaaagtcagcttgggcaggaaagtccatgagactattccaattaaaaaacaaaaagctagaagtgaagccgTGGCTCGAGTGTAGGGCACTAGGTTGtgagcaaaaagcccagggacaacacccaggccctcagttcaagccctaggactggcataccaaaaaatacatgttttaataGGATGgccatttttaatgtatttttagcaGAAGTAGTTCTTTGTGTTATTGCTTCTTTATCTTTCCTCAAGTTGCTCTATTGGATTATTG contains:
- the Abhd11 gene encoding protein ABHD11 isoform X1 — its product is MLRLSRTWRGPRGPFGSPAPSFSGAPVAPSSGGRGNAEPRPLPLSYTLLDGEATLPAVVFLHGLFGSKTNFSSVAKAVAQQTGRRVLTVDARNHGDSPHSPDASYEAMSQDLQDLLPQLGLVPSVLVGHSMGGKTAMLMALQRPDLVERLMAVDISPVATTSVSHFAAYMTAMKAIVIPQKLPRSQARKLADEQLRPVVQDMAVRQFLLTNLVEVDGHFSWRVNLDALAQHLDQIMTFPPQQQAYPGPALFLLGPATTQRFGGSSPRPRCRQCLTRATGFTPTAHRTSWLPSGASWPKMETPCFTSARVALVSTHDSSRH
- the Abhd11 gene encoding protein ABHD11 isoform X2; protein product: MLRLSRTWRGPRGPFGSPAPSFSGAPVAPSSGGRGNAEPRPLPLSYTLLDGEATLPAVVFLHGLFGSKTNFSSVAKAVAQQTGRRVLTVDARNHGDSPHSPDASYEAMSQDLQDLLPQLGLVPSVLVGHSMGGKTAMLMALQRPDLVERLMAVDISPVATTSVSHFAAYMTAMKAIVIPQKLPRSQARKLADEQLRPVVQDMAVRQFLLTNLVEVDGHFSWRVNLDALAQHLDQIMTFPPQQQAYPGPALFLLGGNSEFVQPSHHPEIRRLFPQAQMQTVPNAGHWVHADRPQDFMAAIRSFLA